CACGGACATCACAAACAATAACAAGCTGATCCAAAAAGATAATTTCTTGATTCCCGCTTTCCAGGCAAAAAGGTAGAGCACAAAAGTTACCAGGAAAAAGAAAAAAGAAATAATACAAAAATAAGCCCAGGCATTAGAAGACAAAGTTTCAGACAGGGCATTATACCATCGCTTCAAAAAGAAATCGGGAACCAGAATAATTTTATCAACAGTATGATTACGGGCCAGTTCAAGATTAAATTTTATTTCATCGTCAGTAGGATTAAGACGTTTGGCACGTTCATAATTCAGAACGGCCGGAGCAATCTTTCCTGTTTTATAATAAGCATTACCCAGATTAAAGTAAAGCTCCGCTGACTCATAACCATTGTGAAGCACACCTTCATAGGAAACAATAGCCTTTTGATAATCCCCTTTTTTATAGTAATCATTCCCAGCACGAATGAGTGGGGATGTCTGCCCGAAAACAGGAATCATCATCAAAAGAAACAATAAAGATATAATAATATTTTTCATACTAACATAAATATTTCATAAGTAAAGACAGTTTAAATAAAGTTACCCATTATGCTATCTTGTTTATTTTCAATGTTTTATAAAACTATTCACAACAACTCTCATCTCAATTTTTGTTGCAATTTGGTTATGATATCAATAGCCTCTCCATATAAAGTGTCCATTTGCGAATGTTCGGCTGCCGGTGCATAACGTGCATATTCGCAGGTATTGATCATATCCATGATCCTGTCTATAAGTTCCTGTTCAATATTTAGCTTTGTCAATGCAGCCATAGCCGAATCCTTGGAAAGTTCAGAAACAGGAATAGTCAATTTATCGCTCAGGTACCCCCAGAAAGCTTTAAGAACTTCCTCGTAAAATTGTTCACTCTTATTTTGTTTCAGGTACTGGGCAGCCAGTTTAAGGCGTTTGCCCGCAAACTTGTTTGCCTTTTTGTTCTTCATCAGGGCCATGTTTGCATTTTCCTTAAGTTTTTTGTGCAAGACAAGAACCAATATGACGCATGCCAATAAAGGACAAAGCAACAATATCCAAAACAGAGGAGAACCGAAGAAAAGAGCACCTTTGGGATAGACCTCAAAATCATGA
This region of Bacteroidota bacterium genomic DNA includes:
- a CDS encoding tetratricopeptide repeat protein; translation: MKNIIISLLFLLMMIPVFGQTSPLIRAGNDYYKKGDYQKAIVSYEGVLHNGYESAELYFNLGNAYYKTGKIAPAVLNYERAKRLNPTDDEIKFNLELARNHTVDKIILVPDFFLKRWYNALSETLSSNAWAYFCIISFFFFLVTFVLYLFAWKAGIKKLSFWISLLLFVMSV